In Pyrus communis chromosome 15, drPyrComm1.1, whole genome shotgun sequence, the genomic stretch GCAAACTTCTAGATCAGGAATATAGTTGGACGTTTATAATGCATTTCAATGCATGTTTTGGTCCTTTTAGCATGAAAAATTACAATAGGTACTACACCAGTGTGAAACATGCAACAACTTAAGGGTCTGCAAAATTAATAGATAAGTTAAATACTGGCGTACACATGCACCGTCTTTATGTCAGACATTGATTCCACTAGAAGTGTCCAAGAAATCATGGGTCATATGCTATTTCAACATATTTTAGAGGTGCTTTCAAGATTCGTAGATTATGTTTACTATTTTTTGTAATGAATAGTTATGCTGGCTTTCTTGAGATTAGGCCCATAAATGGTTCCCCATTCTGTTATGTCTCCAATTCTGCAGCTTTGCTAGTTGAGAATGGGAAATTCCTTCTTTCTGCAAAGAGGACTCGAAGAACTACTTGTACAGAATATGTTATCTCTATGGATGCTGACAACATCTCTAGATCAAGCAGCAGTTACATTGGAAAGTTAAGGTAAGAACTTGACGCAAAGACACCGGAAGCCTATTTACAATTCACAAGCATGCACAATTAAAGTAACATATagtttttctcatttcttaAACGAACAATTGGTATGATATCTATTTATTCTAATCCTCTTATTATtagttagtttttcttttctttcaaagAGCTCGTTTTGCTTACTATGGAACTCCATTGACATTCTTCCTTCAAAGGAAGCTTTGCCATATAGAATGAATAGATTTGGTACAACCTCTCTTAGTAGTGCAAACAATTTTTTCTATTCAGAAGACAAATATCGCGCTCTGTGTAGGGGAATGGATGCATGCATATGGAAGTGAGGCCTTAACattgtatttttattgttatgAATTCATTCCGTTGTGATGTGCCGAGATGAATTAATGTAAAGCATAGTTAGATGTGTCTTCTATTATTTAGTTCTATTAGGGATGGCAATGACACGATGGACTTACAAGACAAGAATAGTTGATCTCGTAGTGATTAATCATTTATTATTTTACTGGTGTTTACAACCGATAGAAAATGTTGTTTTGAAGTATTcaagttttgtttcttttcccaGGTCAAACTTTCTTGGCACAAAATTCATTGTATATGATACGCAGCCTGCATACACTTCTGAACATGTTCCCCCACCAGGGCGGTCAAGCCGTAGATTTAATTCCAAAAAAGTCTCGCCAAAAGTCCCGACTGGCAGCTATAACATTGCTCAGATAACATATGAGCTAAATGTGTTGGGCACTCGCGGTCCTAGAAGGATGCATTGCATCATGCATTCTATCCCGGTCTCATCTCTTGATGCAGGAGGTACTGTCCCTGGCCAACCAGAACTCCTTACCCGAGCCCTGGAAGACTCATTCCGAAGTATCTCTTTCTCAAAGTCTCTTGACCACTCAGTAGAATTCAGCAGTACACGGTTTTCTGAAATTGATGTACCCCGAGATGATGAGGATGGCAAGACAAGACCCTTGGTTTTGAAAAACAAACCCCCACGATGGCATGAACAATTACAGTGTTGGTGCCTGAACTTCCGAGGCAGGGTAACTGTTGCTTCTGTTAAGAACTTTCAGTTGATTGCTGCTACTCAGCCTGCTGCTGGTGCACCTACTCCATCACAGCCAGCGCCGCCAGAGCACGACAAGATACTCTTGCAGTTTGGCAAGGTTGGTAAAGATATGTTCACGATGGATTATCGCTATCCTTTATCTGCATTTCAGGCTTTCGCTATCTGCTTGAGCAGCTTTGACACGAAATTGGCTTGTGAATAGAAGAGAGTAAGTGGACGGTGGTAAGCAGAAAACACCGTTGACAATCACTCTCTTTCTCGCCTTTTATCTCCACTTTTTTCCTGCTCTTGTTTGCGTTTGCGTTAGGGTAGGAAATTGTCTGTTTTGTTCAAGAACTCAATTGCTACCCTAATAACAAAAGGTGTAACAGCATTTTAATCTCAGATCTTTAATGTTGCCTTGAGTTTCTGCCAATTAGTTCATAAATTGTCTCCCGCCTTCTGGTCTGTTGTTTCGTGTTTTCTTCGCTGTCAAACGTTTAGTTATGCTTTGATTTTGCCAACCCGATTGGCTGTGAGAATGTGAAGATAGAAGGGTTTAAGGAGAAACCTTGCGAGGGTTTATAAGAGATTGGTCGTCTacttatattgccaattagttttatggtggaacctcagctttcttcatggtatcagagtaggttGTCCTGCGTGTGAAGCCTAACAGCCACATGTTTGGCTTGAAATTTCGTCACACGTGAGAGGGGCGTTTGAGAATGTAAAGGTAAAAGAGTCTTACATTGGTCCCCATATAATATTTTGGGTGTGGCTTAGCTCGTGTTATTATGTGGTGGCGAAAGGCGACGGGTGGTCATTGGTTGCCCATGACCCCTTTGAAGGTGGTGGATGTCACAATCATGTCATTGGGAGGGATGGCATTCTGGAAGTGATGATATAAGGTGTAGTTTTGGTAGGCTGTCAACTACATTGCATTTGTTGGCATATAATTTTCACAATTAAATGccaatttccttttaaattttgtcaaacaatCAATTTTTCACAGCTCTGCATTGCATGCATGATTTGGCAAATAATTTTAGTGGAAAATCATATCCAATTCAATTCGACCAAATTAAAAAACCCAATATtattatctgttttaattaattga encodes the following:
- the LOC137717758 gene encoding tubby-like F-box protein 8, translating into MSFRSIVRDVRDGFGSLSRRGFEVRLTSHHREKSHGSLNDLHDQPLIVQNCRWASLPAELLYDVIRRLEESESTWPSRKHVVACASVCRSWRIMCKEIVKKPEICGKLTFPVSLKQPGSRDGLVQCFIKRDKSNLTYHLFLCLSPALLVENGKFLLSAKRTRRTTCTEYVISMDADNISRSSSSYIGKLRSNFLGTKFIVYDTQPAYTSEHVPPPGRSSRRFNSKKVSPKVPTGSYNIAQITYELNVLGTRGPRRMHCIMHSIPVSSLDAGGTVPGQPELLTRALEDSFRSISFSKSLDHSVEFSSTRFSEIDVPRDDEDGKTRPLVLKNKPPRWHEQLQCWCLNFRGRVTVASVKNFQLIAATQPAAGAPTPSQPAPPEHDKILLQFGKVGKDMFTMDYRYPLSAFQAFAICLSSFDTKLACE